TACCTTTGTTTTTCTTAATTTCCTCGTTATTATCTTTTGCATCACAGCCAGCAACAAACTATGTTTCACGTATAGAAGAACGCGCGGCAGATCAATATGCTTTAGATATGACGAAAGATGGGAAATCAGGTGTGAAAACATTTCAATACTTATCAAAAACAAGTTTAAGCCAAGTAAATCCGCCTGCGTTAGTGAAATTTTTCTTATACACACATCCACCAATTTTCGAAAGAATTCATACGTTTGAACAATATGAAAAACAGAAGAAGCAGTAGGATACTGCTTCTTTTTATTGTGGAGTATTCGAATTTTGGGAAATTATAGTGTATAATATATGGAATATTCAGTTAAATATTTAGGAGGTTAATAGTTTGTTTCATTCAAAATCAATGCCAGCTATAAAAATGATTCTTTCGATGTCTATTTTCGGATCGATTGGATTTTTTTCTGTACAAACTGGTTTACCGTCTTTTGAATTAGTATTTGTTCGTTGTATTTGTGCGACTTTATTTTTAGCATTATGTTGGTTCGTAACAGGGCAATACAAAAGTGAGAAATGGAACAAAAAAGAAACCATACAAATATTAGCTTGTGGTGTATTTCTCGTTTTTAACTGGGTCTTTTTATTTAAAGCATTTGAAGTAATGTCGATTACAATTGCGATTTCTGTCTATCATCTTGCTCCAATCATCGTATTAATGATTGGCAGTATCGTATTTAAAGAGAGGCTAACAGTATTTGCGGTTATATCGATCGTTATTTGTTTTATCGGTACAGTTTTAGTAGCTGGTGTAGATGGAAGTGTGTCGTTAGAAAAGCTAATGTCATCTGGCATGGTGTGGGCACTTCTTGCAGCTTTATTTTATGCTTTTACAACGTTGCTAGGAAAAGGAATTAAGCATACGAGTGCATATGCGATGACATTTGTACAAACATTTTTAGGTATATTTTTATTATTACCATTTATAGATTTCGGGAAATTTCAAGGATTAACAGAGATGAACTGGATGATGATCACAGCGACAGGTCTTATACATACTGGGTTTGTATATTATTTATTTTTTGACAGTCTAAGAGATTTATCGACGAGATTAATTTCGGTATTAGTGTTTTTAGATCCTGCGGTTGCAATACTATTAGATACAGTCTTTACCGGATTTAGACCGACTAGTATGCAAGTAGTGGGGATTATCCTTATATTTGTAGGAATGGCACTTACTTTCTGGAAGCCGAGGGATGAAAGAGTGAAAGTGTACTCAGAAGCATAATATTTACCGGGATTAAAAGTAGCTACGTCATTAACGTTAATAGGTGGAATGTTTTTTAGTGCAAATGGACAATATTTGCACTTTTTTTGTCTGAAAAATGAAGTTTTTATAAGCAAAGGATTTAATGAAAATCTTATAGAATATTGTTAGTGTACAACATTGTAAATCCTTTGAAACTGAAGAAGGATTTACAGAGTGTACGTCATAATAATTTGTCTATGATTCGGTATACCAATTGAAATGAGAACGAATTTGCTTTCCTTTAGTAGTAATCTTCAAAATAATAGATGTTAAAAATGAATGTATTACATGAGATTTGCAAATACAGCATATGTAATATGGAAAAAGAATGTAGTCTATTATTTTCCATTTTAATGAAATGGAAATGAAGGAGAGAGGGCAATGAAGAAAAGAATGTTGCGTATAATGACGGCAGCGACTATTATGGGTGGTTTATTATTAAATGCAAATGTTCCTAATATAAAAGCAGAAGAGTATCCAGAAATGATTGTATTTGATGATGTTCCAGTAGACTATTGGGCATATGAATATATTATAGACGTTGCATATAATAAAGTTATGCTAGGTTATGGAAATGGGAAATTTGGTGTTGGCGATAATGTAACGCGAGAACAAGTGGCGGCAGTACTGTATCGCGCACTTAATATAAAACATGAAGGACCGTTACATAATCCGTATAAAGATATTTCTGAAAGATCAACAATGTTTCCAAAGGAAATTTTAGCATTAACAGAACATGGTATTTTTAAAGGCGATGAGAAGGGGAATTTCAGACCGAGGGAAACGATAACACGTGCAGAAGTAGCACAAGTCCTTACACGAGCATTTTCATTTGAAGTGAAGAAGAAACATACATTTATAGATGTACCAAATAATTATTGGGCAAAAAATGCAATTAGTGCATTGCAATCTAATAATGTCATAATAGGAACAGGGAATGGAAAATTTGAACCAAATAAATTTGTAACACGTGAGCAATATGCAGCATTTTTATATAAGGCTATTATTAATTTTCATTTGAAAGATGAGAAGTATTAAGCGGAAATTCAAAAGTTGTTAATAGTAAGGTGAAAATATTTTAATTATAGTAATATGTTATTTTGAAAAAAGCGCAAAAGTTTTGCGCTTTTTTTTATGTGATTTATGTATGTTTATTCATCTTAATACGAAATAGGAATTTACTGAAAATGGAAAAATTAGGTGTGTTAAAGTGACAATTCATAAGAAAAAGACATTATTTAGTAACTTTATTATTAACGAAGTGTAAAGGGAAGTATGTGAAAAATTGTTCGCAAATTAGACAAAACTTATATAAATAAGTATATTGATACTTTTTTATTAATTCTTTATATTAGAAAAAAAGTATGTTTTTAGGGGGAAATGCGGTGAAGAAAAAGTTTTTAAAAATAGCAACGGCTTTAACAATTATGGGTGGAGTTGTATTGAGTGCAGAAGGTACTAAAGTAAATGCTGAAGTAGTTGTGAAGCAACAACAACAAGCAAATTCTGTTGTATTTAAAGATGTACCGAAAGGTCATTGGTCTTCTGAAGCTATTCATACTCTAGCAGGCTGGGGAATCATTAATGGTTATGGAAATGGGAATTTTGGTTTTGGTGATAATGTAACACGTGAGCAAGTA
This Bacillus mycoides DNA region includes the following protein-coding sequences:
- a CDS encoding S-layer homology domain-containing protein — protein: MKKRMLRIMTAATIMGGLLLNANVPNIKAEEYPEMIVFDDVPVDYWAYEYIIDVAYNKVMLGYGNGKFGVGDNVTREQVAAVLYRALNIKHEGPLHNPYKDISERSTMFPKEILALTEHGIFKGDEKGNFRPRETITRAEVAQVLTRAFSFEVKKKHTFIDVPNNYWAKNAISALQSNNVIIGTGNGKFEPNKFVTREQYAAFLYKAIINFHLKDEKY
- a CDS encoding DMT family transporter produces the protein MFHSKSMPAIKMILSMSIFGSIGFFSVQTGLPSFELVFVRCICATLFLALCWFVTGQYKSEKWNKKETIQILACGVFLVFNWVFLFKAFEVMSITIAISVYHLAPIIVLMIGSIVFKERLTVFAVISIVICFIGTVLVAGVDGSVSLEKLMSSGMVWALLAALFYAFTTLLGKGIKHTSAYAMTFVQTFLGIFLLLPFIDFGKFQGLTEMNWMMITATGLIHTGFVYYLFFDSLRDLSTRLISVLVFLDPAVAILLDTVFTGFRPTSMQVVGIILIFVGMALTFWKPRDERVKVYSEA